The Naumovozyma dairenensis CBS 421 chromosome 3, complete genome genome has a window encoding:
- the ICS2 gene encoding Ics2p (similar to Saccharomyces cerevisiae ICS2 (YBR157C); ancestral locus Anc_8.508), with translation MGTHYSTDGSDPRPISKIPRTPKTSKCSLTSITGRNNFFDLLQTPKSTRCSKNSLSSLNSTKTDKSANSIEKHFYLEESRSESIFNHLLQFSFPNDQGTTPSTELENGRDSKRHLRKRSQDFTHQRGTIFRKSNGICPKTLNISTSGADIPKTVNSVSPLKKSKTRPYHRKSNAISLTSPIELQNLSHQLNDDLKISPLPSDDSLFTMGNIQYLDNKNPQEVESYTHKISPRATMENTTEQIRRNRRGRFGSLEEFAYANNINLKGRIFANTSNNEENSYPVIDLDVNFDK, from the coding sequence ATGGGCACACATTATTCTACTGACGGTTCGGACCCAAGACCGATATCTAAAATACCAAGAACACCAAAGACATCAAAGTGCTCTTTAACTTCCATCACAGGGAGGAATAACttctttgatttattacaaACTCCAAAAAGTACAAGGTGTTCAAAGAATAGCTTATCCTCCTTAAACTCAACCAAAACAGACAAATCTGCAAATTCCATTGAAAAgcatttttatttggaaGAGTCAAGAAGTGAAAGTATTTTCAATCATCTCTTACAATTTTCTTTCCCAAACGACCAAGGTACCACACCTAGTACGGAACTAGAAAATGGAAGGGATTCGAAGAGGCACCTAAGAAAAAGGTCTCAAGATTTTACACATCAAAGAGGAACTATCTTTAGAAAGTCAAATGGTATTTGTCCAAAGACTTTAAACATTTCAACCTCTGGGGCTGATATACCCAAAACAGTAAACTCAGTCTCGccattaaagaaatcaaagacAAGACCTTACCATAGGAAGAGTAATGCTATTTCCTTAACGAGCCCTattgaattacaaaatttaagTCATCAACTAAACGATgatttaaaaatttctcCTCTACCATCAGATGATTCCTTGTTTACAATGGGgaatattcaatatcttgACAATAAGAATCCACAAGAGGTGGAATCATACACTCACAAGATATCACCAAGGGCAACAATGGAAAATACTACTGAacaaattagaagaaatagGAGAGGAAGATTCGGAAGTCTTGAAGAGTTTGCCTATGCAAACAATATTAATCTTAAGGGTAGGATTTTTGCTAATACGTCAAACAATGAGGAAAATAGCTATCCAGTGATTGACTTAGATGTAAATTTCGATAAGTGA
- the AMN1 gene encoding Amn1p (similar to Saccharomyces cerevisiae AMN1 (YBR158W); ancestral locus Anc_8.510) — MKFLSITKHSSKKRLHESQIPDEYSQRPTKRLSQGSDQLKPDSNIFTTNSNDSVKQFTHSPHSSSKGSKISITKHKNANLSLKTNVSQTSTVNLGQNIFLPTPISTPTKANILYDACGEQQVQFYSTSSPDNNLDTKKRLVTRFSSLNLNSLQIAPHPIFEIPEIVDNIIYFLSKKNNHSNMSAGVTKQQIRKVSVSSLSQHQNNNNITKRIISSPLPFASSTVSIEGSFKDNHLFNCLFINKLWFQMTLPYLLKNIHFQNDSNIKKFINISGKISNITSTTIETIKFHKIHKLKQSELQKFPHNLLSSNIKSIEFYICPNIIPPTSWYPILQNLENLIIPGNKRLNDQQLVKLSNHIPNLETLDLRACENISDIGVVSIALRCPKLKLCNLGRHKNNHLITNVSLLGLGKYTNVETIGFAGCNINDSGIWEFAKLNGANIKRLSLNNCNQLTDYSIPILVGFNYFPNLAVLEIKGLSLINDVRWLVKFKLWKTSLRSPILIEGGDRINDLMKEEENKLKKLNSFIALQELSTWVNADDDDDANDK, encoded by the coding sequence atgaaatttttatcaataaCTAAACATAGTTCCAAAAAAAGATTACATGAAAGCCAAATTCCTGATGAATACTCTCAAAGACCAACTAAGAGATTATCTCAAGGTTCAGATCAGTTAAAACCTGAtagtaatatatttacaacAAATTCTAATGATTCTGTTAAGCAATTTACACATTCACCTCATTCTTCCTCTAAAGGATCCAAAATATCAATTACAAAACATAAAAATGCCAATCTGTCTTTAAAGACCAATGTATCTCAAACATCAACTGTTAATTTGGgacaaaatatatttcttccGACACCAATTTCTACACCAACAAAAGCGAATATACTGTATGATGCTTGTGGAGAACAACAAGTTCAATTCTATTCAACTTCTTCACCGGACAATAATCTCGACACGAAGAAAAGATTGGTGACTCGATTTTCAAGTTTAAATCTAAATTCATTGCAGATTGCACCTCatccaatttttgaaatcccagaaattgttgataatatcatttatttcttatcgaagaaaaacaatcattcaaatatgTCTGCAGGAGTAACTAAACAGCAAATTAGGAAAGTTTCAGTATCGTCTTTGTCACAacatcaaaataataataacatcaCTAAAAGAATTATCTCTTCACCGCTACCATTCGCAAGCTCAACTGTCTCTATAGAGGGGAGTTTCAAAGACAATCATTTATTCAACTGTCTATTCATCAATAAACTTTGGTTTCAAATGACATTACCTTAcctattgaaaaatatacacTTCCAAAATGATTCTAACataaagaaattcattaatatatcgggaaaaatatcaaacaTAACTTCAACGACAATTGAAACAATAAAGTTCCATAAGATCCataaattaaaacaatctgaattacaaaaattcCCTCATAACTTACTGTcatcaaatataaaatcAATCGAATTTTATATTTGTCCCAATATAATCCCACCAACTTCATGGTATCCAATTTTACAAAACTTGGAAAACTTAATAATCCCAGGTAACAAACGCTTAAACGACCAACAACTAGTAAAATTATCAAACCACATTCCAAACTTAGAAACCCTTGATTTAAGAGCTTGTGAAAACATATCCGATATAGGTGTTGTCTCCATCGCATTACGTTGTCCTAAATTAAAACTATGTAATTTAGGAAGGCACAAAAacaatcatttaataacaAACGTGTCATTGCTTGGCTTGGGTAAGTATACTAATGTGGAAACTATTGGATTTGCTGGttgtaatattaatgattctGGGATTTGGGAATTTGCCAAATTAAACGGTGCAAATATTAAACGGTTATCTCTTAATAATTGTAATCAATTGACTGATTATTCTATACCTATCCTAGTTGGGTTTAATTATTTTCCTAATTTAGCCGTTTTGGAAATTAAAGGTTTGAGTTTGATTAATGATGTTAGATGGTTAgttaaattcaaattatggAAAACTTCTTTACGGTCCCCGATCTTAATCGAAGGTGGAGATAGGATTAATGACTTgatgaaagaagaagaaaataaattgaaaaaattgaactCATTCATTGCCTTGCAAGAGTTGTCTACATGGGTTAATGCAgacgacgatgatgatgctaacgataaataa
- the IFA38 gene encoding ketoreductase (similar to Saccharomyces cerevisiae YBR159W; ancestral locus Anc_8.512) — MSFITDFDAISAESKYVNILLWIIFGFGVLKLTTLTLRSLALLADLFILPAVNYSKYGAKRDNYCVVTGASDGIGKEYAIQMAERGFNLILISRTLSKLETMKEELVKKYSIEVVILAADISKDSDDNYKQIREVCENLPITVLINNVGQSHSIPVPFLETEENELRNIITINNTATLLITQIIAPLIVKTVRNSKQRGLILTMGSFGGLIPTPLLATYSGSKAFLQQWSTSLAGELKGDNVDVELVLSYLVTSSMSKIRKTSMLIPNPKRFVESTLKNVGRRCGAQERFATMTPYWSHALYHFIIEETVGVYSTIVNCINYSFHKSIRVRALKKAERLAKQQ; from the coding sequence ATGTCCTTTATTACAGATTTTGATGCCATTAGTGCCGAAAGTAAATATGTTAATATATTACTATGGATAATATTTGGGTTTGGTGTTCTTAAATTGACCACTTTAACATTAAGAAGTTTAGCATTATTGGCAGATCTTTTCATCTTACCTGCAGTCAATTACTCTAAATATGGTGCTAAGAGGGATAACTATTGTGTTGTTACTGGTGCAAGTGATGGTATTGGTAAAGAGTATGCTATTCAAATGGCAGAACGTGGattcaatttgattttgatttcaagAACTTTATCGAAATTAGAAACtatgaaagaagaattggTTAAGAAGTATTCAATTGAAGTTGTTATTTTAGCTGCCGACATTTCTAAGGATTCTGATGACAATTATAAGCAAATTAGAGAAGTTTGTGAGAATTTACCTATTACTGTGTTGATAAATAATGTTGGTCAATCACATAGTATTCCAGTTCCATTTTTGGAaactgaagaaaatgagttaaggaatattattactatcaACAATACAGCTACTTTATTAATTACTCAAATCATTGCTCCATTAATTGTTAAGACCGTTAGAAACTCTAAGCAACGTGGTTTAATCTTGACTATGGGATCATTCGGTGGATTAATCCCAACGCCATTACTAGCCACTTATAGTGGTTCCAAGGCATTTTTACAACAATGGTCTACTTCATTGGCTGGTGAATTAAAGGGAGATAACGTTGATGTTGAATTAGTCTTATCCTATTTAGTCACAAGCTCTATGTCCAAGATTAGGAAAACTTCCATGTTAATTCCTAACCCAAAGAGATTTGTTGAATCCACTTTGAAGAATGTTGGTAGACGCTGCGGTGCTCAAGAACGCTTTGCTACAATGACACCATATTGGAGTCATGCGCTTTATcatttcatcattgaagaaacagTCGGTGTTTATTCAACTATAGTCAATTGTATTAATTATTCATTCCATAAATCTATCAGAGTTAGAGCTCTAAAGAAAGCAGAAAGGCTAGctaaacaacaataa
- the CDC28 gene encoding cyclin-dependent serine/threonine-protein kinase CDC28 (similar to Saccharomyces cerevisiae CDC28 (YBR160W); ancestral locus Anc_8.513) — protein MSGELVNYKRLEKVGEGTYGVVYKALDMRQGQRIVALKKIRLESEDEGVPSTAIREISLLKELKDDNIVRLYDIVHSDAHKLYLVFEFLDLDLKRYMESIPKEQSLGDNIIKKFMSQLCKGIAYCHAHRILHRDLKPQNLLINKEGNLKLADFGLARAFGVPLRAYTHEIVTLWYRAPEVLLGGKQYSTGVDTWSIGCIFAEMCNRKPIFSGDSEIDQIFKIFRILGTPNETIWPDIVYLPDFKTSFPQWRRKDLQQVVPSLDPQGIDLLDKLLAYDPINRISARRAVAHPYFQQTGTNE, from the coding sequence ATGAGTGGTGAATTAGTTAATTATAAAAGGTTAGAAAAAGTTGGTGAAGGTACTTATGGTGTTGTTTACAAGGCGTTAGATATGCGTCAAGGACAAAGAATTGTTGCCTTGAAGAAGATCAGGTTAGAAAGTGAAGATGAAGGTGTGCCTAGTACTGCTATTAGAGAAATTTCgttattgaaagaattgaaagatgataatattgttaGGTTGTATGATATTGTTCATTCAGATGCtcataaattatatttagtttttgaattcttgGATCTAGATTTGAAAAGGTATATGGAGAGTATACCAAAGGAACAATCCTTGGGAGacaatattattaagaaGTTTATGAGTCAATTATGTAAGGGGATTGCATATTGTCATGCTCATAGAATTTTACATCGTGATTTAAAACCACAAAATTTgttaattaataaagagGGTAATTTAAAATTGGCTGATTTTGGTTTAGCAAGAGCCTTTGGTGTTCCCCTAAGAGCATATACGCATGAAATTGTTACTTTATGGTATAGAGCGCCTGAGGTTTTATTAGGTGGTAAACAATACAGTACAGGTGTCGATACATGGTCCATTGGATGTATATTTGCTGAAATGTGCAATAGGAAACCTATCTTCAGCGGTGACAGTgaaattgatcaaatttTCAAGATTTTCAGAATATTAGGTACACCCAATGAAACCATATGGCCAGATATTGTGTATTTACCAGATTTTAAGACAAGCTTCCCGCAATGGCGTAGAAAGGATTTGCAACAAGTGGTTCCAAGTTTAGATCCGCAAGGGATTGATTTGTTGGACAAATTATTAGCATATGACCCTATCAATAGAATTAGTGCAAGAAGAGCAGTGGCACATCCGTATTTTCAACAAACAGGAAcaaatgaatga
- the CSH1 gene encoding mannosylinositol phosphorylceramide synthase catalytic subunit CSH1 (similar to Saccharomyces cerevisiae CSH1 (YBR161W) and SUR1 (YPL057C); ancestral locus Anc_8.514), producing MKKEIRFLLYANTLLWIFILYYTFDLLTLTIDNTFEDALLDIDLNPTKEQLGNSDKPQLIPKIIHQTYKTNDIPKQWIESQKKCKDLHPDYKYMLWTDEMSHEFIREEYPWFLETFENYKYPIERADAIRYFVLSHYGGVYIDLDDGCERRLDPLLKVPAFLRKTAPVGVSNDVMGSVPRHPFFLKLIKSLKHYDKSWFVPYMSIMGSTGPLYVSVIWKQYKRWGVPQNGVVRILQPADYKMHTYSFFSIAKGSSWHMDDAKFMKSLGNHILSCVVVGFVFAFFVLYLEYCIYCWLCSVSRFSGFSTFVNQLNNWFKCLNERLFTNKDNTSLYGMRNYDLREYTKKKRLRKDSNLPHHDLMMPDLEKNQRVSLKSSTGDFSRSRS from the coding sequence atgaagaaagaaattagaTTTTTACTTTATGCCAATACCTTACTTTGGATTTTCATATTATACTACACATTCGATCTTCTGACATTAACAATAGACAACACATTCGAAGATGCATTACTAGATATAGATCTAAATCCTACCAAGGAACAACTAGGCAACTCAGACAAACCACAATTAATAccaaaaataattcatcaaacTTATAAGACAAATGATATCCCAAAGCAATGGATAGAAAGTCAAAAGAAATGTAAAGATTTACATCCCgattataaatatatgcTATGGACAGATGAAATGTCTCATGAATTCATTAGAGAAGAATATCCATGGTTCCTAGAAACATTCgaaaattataaatacCCCATCGAAAGAGCTGACGCAATTAGATATTTCGTCCTATCCCATTACGGTGGTGTATATATCGATTTAGATGATGGTTGTGAAAGAAGATTAGATCCATTATTAAAAGTACCAGCATTCTTAAGGAAAACTGCCCCCGTAGGGGTTTCTAATGACGTTATGGGATCCGTTCCAAGACATCCATTTTTCttaaaattgattaaatctttgaaaCATTATGATAAATCATGGTTCGTTCCTTATATGTCCATTATGGGTTCCACGGGACCACTTTATGTTAGTGTTATTTGGAAACAATATAAAAGATGGGGGGTCCCACAGAATGGTGTTGTAAGAATTTTACAACCAGCTGATTATAAGATGCATActtattcatttttttccattgCAAAAGGTTCATCATGGCATATGGATGATGCGAAATTCATGAAATCATTAGGGAATCATATCTTATCATGTGTCGTTGTTGGGTTCGTTTTCGcattttttgtattatatttggaatattgTATTTATTGTTGGCTCTGTTCTGTTTCAAGATTTTCTGGGTTTTCAACTTTTgtaaatcaattgaataattggTTTAAATGTTTGAATGAAAGATTGTTTACTAATAAGGATAATACTAGTCTTTATGGGATGAGAAATTATGATTTAAGAGAATATacgaaaaagaaaaggttAAGAAAGGATTCCAATTTACCTCATCATGATCTAATGATGCCAGATTTAgagaaaaatcaaagagTGTCACTAAAGTCATCAACAGGTGATTTTAGTCGATCAAGATCGTAG
- the TOS1 gene encoding Tos1p (similar to Saccharomyces cerevisiae TOS1 (YBR162C); ancestral locus Anc_8.515) produces the protein MKLSNTLIVGNIISLLSTVIKADQCTFSGGNYYCSETDAIIYSNVGLSSSYQDVTNMDESTCQCSQQSTSFSGNLSPFNEELSVHFRGPINLKQFGVYYPAASSSSSNLKKRDNNDANEKECTTTKNHQHRHKRDVAVEVVEVTATVFVNAKGESVTPVGNINVAETFPTTTAAAEAAPEADNEIVSSYIKVSTILSSKVQPQEEEQTTTSTSTSKSTKSTSTSVSAPVAGAWERASYFTPGSTSNCTFMNHQGGTAGSGTWSQCFGNSISFANSDGITGCSSATPLDDVTVASGKEFIIFSGDSCDGSNDGCGYYRDGIPAYHGFGGDHKIFVFEFLMPSDTSGSAMNQDMPAVWLLNAKIPRTLQYGDASCSCWETGCGEMDLFEILTAGSDKLISHVHDGQDGGTQDYFTRPTETSLKVAVIFNGNDNTIHIVEVSEDFDDVLSEDTVNSWLNQAGSAAALP, from the coding sequence atgaaattatcaaatactTTAATAGTAGGTAATAtcatatcattattatctacGGTCATTAAAGCTGATCAATGTACCTTTTCAGGTGGTAACTATTACTGTTCAGAAACTGATGCTATCATTTACTCAAATGTAGgattatcttcatcatacCAAGATGTTACAAACATGGATGAATCCACTTGTCAATGTTCACAACAATCTACTTCATTCTCTGGTAATTTATCCCCAttcaatgaagaattatctGTCCATTTCAGAGGTCCAATCAATTTAAAGCAATTCGGTGTCTATTATCCTGCtgcttcttcatcatcatctaacTTAAAGAAGagagataataatgacgcaaatgaaaaagaatgTACAACAACGaaaaatcatcaacatcGCCATAAGAGAGATGTCGCTGTGGAAGTCGTAGAAGTTACCGCTACAGTCTTCGTTAACGCTAAGGGTGAATCGGTGACTCCAGTAGGAAATATTAACGTTGCTGAAACTTTCCCAACTACTACTGCAGCAGCTGAAGCAGCACCAGAAGCAGACAATGAAATTGTCTCCTCTTATATTAAAGTCTCAACAATCTTATCTTCCAAGGTTCAAccacaagaagaagaacaaaccACTACTAGTACATCAACTTCTAAATCCACCAAATCAACTTCAACTTCAGTCTCTGCCCCAGTCGCAGGTGCATGGGAAAGAGCTTCCTATTTCACTCCAGGTTCTACATCTAACTGTACTTTCATGAACCATCAAGGTGGTACTGCCGGTTCAGGTACATGGTCTCAATGTTTCGGTAATTCCATCTCATTCGCCAATTCAGACGGTATCACTGGTTGTTCATCTGCCACTCCATTAGATGATGTCACAGTGGCATCCGGTAAAgaattcattatcttctCTGGTGATTCATGTGATGGCTCTAACGACGGCTGTGGGTACTATAGAGATGGTATCCCTGCTTACCACGGGTTTGGTGGTGATCATAAGATTTTcgtttttgaatttttaatgCCAAGTGATACATCTGGTTCCGCCATGAATCAAGATATGCCTGCTGTTTGGTTATTGAATGCAAAGATCCCACGTACTTTACAATATGGGGATGCTTCTTGTTCATGTTGGGAAACTGGATGTGGTGAAATGGATCTTTTCGAAATTTTGACTGCTGGATCTGATAAATTGATTTCTCATGTTCATGATGGTCAAGACGGTGGTACTCAAGATTATTTCACTAGACCAACGGAAACTTCTTTGAAAGTTGCTGTTATTTTTAATGGGAACGATAATACTATTCATATTGTGGAGGTTAGTGAAGATTTTGATGATGTCTTAAGTGAAGATACTGTTAATTCATGGTTAAATCAAGCAGGCTCTGCTGCTGCTTTACCATAG
- the YSY6 gene encoding Ysy6p (similar to Saccharomyces cerevisiae YSY6 (YBR162W-A); ancestral locus Anc_8.516) — MAIQTPKQRIANEKFNKNIEKHRKYGKKKLNKNDEKSQLPISKVWLAVILFLLIGGGVLELISFFF, encoded by the coding sequence atggCCATCCAAACTCCAAAGCAAAGAATagcaaatgaaaaattcaataaaaatattgaaaaacaCAGAAAGTATGGTAAGAAAAAGttaaacaaaaatgatgaaaaatctCAATTACCAATCTCAAAAGTTTGGTTAGCTGTCATCTTATTCCTTTTGATTGGTGGTGGTGTCTTGGAATTAAtaagtttcttcttctga
- the EXO5 gene encoding Exo5p (similar to Saccharomyces cerevisiae DEM1 (YBR163W); ancestral locus Anc_8.518) — translation MIRFLPMKNIRCIHTRFRKTTIINNTFNDNNNSNHELVSNEDPRILTPKETDLINNLPIFQQNNEAIKSKISNGSSFNKEKKDYIRAKIDVLKPLFPSESYPDLLGYNLPHDSISPYIDTQASLGTNRLSVTKLLTKSWCELRTTYDLYAESRLKDIIQPPRDKYLESGSQIHNTLELELHPKLLDLGWELEPDLFDSWFDTLKKFVSIWKIGESREILTHGYLNNETLTLLLGDQMVRDENDVLISGIIDHLKIRDKIRDKNKDSNAQRMDLDLDLDLNTMFKDCDNIDTVLETLEKNFDTIKENKEILISDVKTRSTNKIPTQFTILKATKLQIMYYKFFLENLGISVAATYHKLLTNAERRGIDPNTSIDPYKLLTFMISTNGIFDDDMAKLRDGFDIGFELFDSEFNMDSSTDMSNVFDMSHIQLDTEALNIPPETIDKYNEFSTNWSRPVTLKYFAARLAQFYFYIGQLVSNQLSVEYYHRNENFHNLLFNYDEEFLQTNVKDSGSFWFGKRDIEPIRPNVKNFKTFCKYCDYADVCAWKFEGEEKCKELGSDLQNIYEKKDDMS, via the coding sequence ATGATAAGATTTCTTCCTATGAAAAACATTCGTTGTATTCATACAAGATTCAGAAAAACAACGATTATAAACAATacttttaatgataataataacagtaaTCATGAACTTGTATCAAATGAAGACCCAAGAATATTAACTCCAAAAGAAACAGACCTTATAAATAACCTCCCCATTTTCCAACAAAACAATGAAGcaataaaatcaaaaatttcaaacGGTTCATCCTTCAATAAGGAGAAAAAAGATTATATCCGAGCTAAAATTGATGTCTTAAAACCATTATTCCCATCAGAATCATATCCAGATCTCCTAGGTTATAACTTACCACATGATTCCATATCTCCATATATTGATACACAAGCATCCCTTGGAACAAATCGATTATCAGtaacaaaattattaacaaaatCATGGTGTGAATTAAGGACAACATACGATTTATACGCAGAATCAAGATTGAAAGATATCATACAGCCACCAAGAGATAAATATCTGGAATCAGGATCTCAAATACATAACACGTTAGAATTGGAATTACAtccaaaattattagatcTAGGGTGGGAGTTGGAACCAGATCTTTTCGATTCATGGTTCGATactttaaagaaattcgtttcaatttggaaaattggTGAAAGTAGAGAAATTTTAACTCATGGTTATTTAAATAACGAAACTTTGACTTTGCTTCTTGGGGATCAAATGGTTagagatgaaaatgatgttTTAATTAGTGGGATTATTGATCATTTAAAAATACGGGATAAGATTAGGGACAAAAACAAAGATTCAAATGCTCAAAGAATGGATTTGGATTTGGATTTGGATTTGAATACAATGTTTAAAGATTGTGATAATATCGATACCGTTTTGGAAACATTGGAAAAGAATTTCGACAcaatcaaagaaaataaagagaTTTTAATTAGTGATGTTAAGACAAGATCAACAAATAAAATCCCAACACAATTCACAATCTTAAAGGCAACAAAATTACAAATCATGTACTATAAGTTTTTCTTAGAAAACTTAGGAATATCAGTAGCGGCAACTTATCACAAATTACTAACGAATGCAGAAAGAAGAGGTATAGATCCGAATACAAGTATTGACCcttataaattattaactttCATGATATCGACAAATGGtatatttgatgatgatatggCAAAATTGAGAGACGGATTTGATATtggatttgaattattCGATTCTGAATTTAATATGGATTCTAGTACAGATATGTCAAATGTTTTTGATATGTCACATATTCAGTTAGATACTGAGGCTTTAAATATTCCACCTGAAACtattgataaatataatgagTTTTCAACTAACTGGTCACGTCCTGTTactttaaaatattttgcaGCAAGGTTAGCTCAgttttatttctatattGGTCAATTAGTTTCAAATCAATTATCAGTAGAATATTATCATCGTAATGAAAACTTCCATAATTTGTTGTTCAATTACGATGAAGAGTTTTTACAAACGAACGTCAAAGATAGTGGAAGCTTTTGGTTTGGGAAAAGAGACATTGAACCAATAAGGCCAAATGTTAAGAATTTTAAAACTTTTTGTAAATACTGTGACTACGCTGATGTTTGTGCTTGGAAATTTGAAGGTGAAGAGAAATGTAAAGAACTCGGATCAGATCTTCAAAAcatatatgaaaaaaaagatgataTGTCATGA
- the NDAI0C05390 gene encoding monothiol glutaredoxin family protein (similar to Saccharomyces cerevisiae GRX5 (YPL059W); ancestral locus Anc_8.519), protein MFLPRLAGRTLLPTQRLLFTNKSARAFLSTETKKAIEGAIESAPVVLFMKGTPEFPKCGFSRATIGILGYEGIDPNKFKAFNVLDDAELREGIKEFTQWPTIPQLFVNKEFIGGCDVIVSMSKSGELTSVFEEADVLVPKDQLD, encoded by the coding sequence ATGTTTTTACCAAGGTTAGCTGGTAGAACGCTTCTTCCAACACAACGTCTCCTATTCACCAACAAGTCAGCGAGAGCATTCCTTAGTACAGAAACTAAAAAGGCCATAGAAGGAGCCATTGAATCAGCTCCTGTCGTGTTATTTATGAAGGGAACACCTGAATTCCCCAAATGTGGATTCTCGAGAGCCACAATAGGTATACTTGGATATGAAGGCATAGATccaaataaatttaaagcATTTAATGTGTTAGATGATGCAGAATTACGAGAAGGGATTAAAGAATTTACTCAATGGCCAACGATTCCTCAATTATTTgtaaataaagaatttattgGGGGTTGTGACGTCATTGTAAGTATGTCTAAATCAGGTGAATTAACTAGTGTATTTGAAGAAGCAGATGTTCTGGTACCAAAAGACCAACTTGACTAG